The Hevea brasiliensis isolate MT/VB/25A 57/8 chromosome 1, ASM3005281v1, whole genome shotgun sequence genome has a window encoding:
- the LOC110652092 gene encoding protein CNGC15c isoform X2, whose amino-acid sequence MGYGNSRSVRFKDDLELAKLPTANEDGVIKLTHNIDRTQISESSCKKAEKEMPLKAGGSLKAKVLSRVFSEDYEGVKKKIFDPRGPTVRRWTKIVLVACLVSLFIFIHFQTAYVAPSSRVFGRGELVIDSKKIAVRYLKQHFWIDLIAALPLPQLLIWFVIPNLGGSTMANTKNVLRFIIIFQYLPRLFLILPLSSRIINANGVVTETAWAGAAYNLMLYMLASHVLGACWYLLSIERQEACWRSVCNLENPSCRYEYFDCHKMHDPLRESWFKSSNVTKLCNPDTDYYQLGIFGDALTFGVTTSTFFNKYFYCLWWGLKNLSSLGQNLSTTTYVGEITFAVIVATLGLVLFALLIGNMQRYLQSTTVHLEEWRIRRTDTEQWMHHRQLPPELKQSVRKYDLYKWVATRGVDEEALLKGLPMDLRRDIKRHLCLDLVRRVPLFDQMDERMLDAICERLKPALSTEGTFLVHEGDLVNEMLFIIRGHLDSYTTNGGRTGFFNSCRIGPGDFCGEELLTWALDPRKSIILPSSTRTAKAISEVEAFALRAEDLKFVASQFRRLHSKQLRHKFRFYSHQWRTWAACFIQAAWHRYKKQKEAAELRARENPTAAEPEPTSAGSGLTMYAARRATSTRRGIINHSGSDESVVSSLQKPAEPDFSVDED is encoded by the exons ATGGGGTATGGCAATTCAAGATCTGTTAG GTTTAAAGATGATCTTGAATTAGCCAAGCTCCCAACAGCCAATGAGGATGGTGTAATTAAGCTCACACACAACATTGATAGAACACAAATATCAGAGTCTAGTTGCAAGAAAGCTGAGAAGGAGATGCCTTTGAAGGCTGGAGGTTCCTTGAAAGCTAAAGTATTGTCCAGAGTTTTCTCTGAGGACTATGAGGGAGTGAAGAAGAAGATATTTGATCCTCGAGGACCAACAGTTCGCAGATGGACCAAGATTGTTTTAGTAGCTTGCCTGGTTTCTTTGTTT ATTTTCATTCATTTTCAAACTGCTTATGTCGCGCCTTCTTCCCGTGTTTTCGGAAGAGGAGAGCTTGTCATAGATTCAAAAAAAATTGCAGTAAGGTACCTTAAACAGCACTTCTGGATTGATCTCATTGCTGCCCTGCCTCTTCCCCAG TTGTTGATTTGGTTTGTTATCCCCAATCTTGGTGGTTCAACAATGGCAAATACTAAAAATGTCCTTCGGTTCATCATCATTTTTCAGTACCTCCCACGACTTTTTCTTATCCTTCCACTTTCATCAAGAATTATTAATGCCAATGGTGTTGTGACTGAAACTGCATGGGCAGGAGCTGCTTATAATCTAATGCTATACATGCTGGCAAGCCAT GTTTTAGGAGCTTGCTGGTATCTTCTATCAATTGAGCGGCAAGAAGCATGCTGGAGAAGTGTTTGTAATCTAGAGAATCCTTCTTGTCGATATGAATATTTTGATTGCCACAAGATGCATGACCCCCTTAGGGAATCCTGGTTCAAATCAAGCAATGTCACAAAGCTTTGTAATCCCGATACTGATTACTATCAGCTTGGTATATTTGGCGATGCTTTGACATTTGGCGTTACAACTTCAACATTCTTCAATAAATACTTTTACTGTCTTTGGTGGGGCTTAAAGAACCTGAG TTCACTAGGGCAAAATCTCTCAACAACTACTTATGTAGGTGAAATAACGTTTGCCGTCATTGTCGCAACACTTGGTCTGGTTCTATTCGCGTTGCTCATTGGGAACATGCAA AGATACTTACAATCAACAACAGTTCATTTAGAAGAGTGGAGAATAAGGAGGACGGATACAGAACAATGGATGCATCACAGGCAGCTGCCACCAGAGCTAAAACAGTCTGTACGGAAATATGATCTGTACAAGTGGGTGGCTACAAGAGGAGTTGATGAAGAGGCTCTTCTCAAAGGTCTTCCTATGGATCTCCGAAGAGATATCAAGCGCCATCTTTGCCTTGATTTAGTTCGACGA GTtccattatttgatcaaatggatgAAAGGATGCTAGACGCAATATGTGAGAGGCTGAAACCTGCATTGTCTACTGAAGGAACATTTCTTGTCCATGAAGGTGATCTTGTCAATGAGATGCTTTTCATAATTCGTGGCCATCTTGATTCTTACACCACCAATGGTGGTCGTACTGGATTTTTCAATTCGTGCCGTATTGGTCCTGGTGATTTTTGTGGCGAAGAATTGCTGACATGGGCATTAGATCCAAGAAAAAGTATCATCCTCCCATCATCTACTCGCACGGCCAAGGCCATTTCAGAAGTTGAGGCATTTGCACTGAGAGCAGAAGACTTAAAGTTTGTAGCCTCACAGTTTAGAAGACTACACAGCAAGCAACTAAGACACAAGTTCAGGTTCTACTCACATCAATGGAGAACATGGGCTGCATGTTTCATACAAGCGGCATGGCATCGGTATAAGAAACAAAAGGAAGCAGCTGAACTCAGAGCTAGAGAAAACCCCACAGCAGCTGAACCTGAACCTACTTCAGCAGGCTCAGGCTTAACTATGTATGCTGCGAGGCGTGCAACAAGCACTAGAAGGGGCATCATTAATCATTCTGGCTCGGATGAAAGTGTTGTGAGCTCTCTTCAGAAGCCAGCAGAACCAGATTTTTCGGTTGATGAGGACTGA
- the LOC110652092 gene encoding protein CNGC15b isoform X1, with the protein MGYGNSRSVRFKDDLELAKLPTANEDGVIKLTHNIDRTQISESSCKKAEKEMPLKAGGSLKAKVLSRVFSEDYEGVKKKIFDPRGPTVRRWTKIVLVACLVSLFVDPLFFYLPVVSNEACIVIGIPLEITLTIIRTIADIFYMIQIFIHFQTAYVAPSSRVFGRGELVIDSKKIAVRYLKQHFWIDLIAALPLPQLLIWFVIPNLGGSTMANTKNVLRFIIIFQYLPRLFLILPLSSRIINANGVVTETAWAGAAYNLMLYMLASHVLGACWYLLSIERQEACWRSVCNLENPSCRYEYFDCHKMHDPLRESWFKSSNVTKLCNPDTDYYQLGIFGDALTFGVTTSTFFNKYFYCLWWGLKNLSSLGQNLSTTTYVGEITFAVIVATLGLVLFALLIGNMQRYLQSTTVHLEEWRIRRTDTEQWMHHRQLPPELKQSVRKYDLYKWVATRGVDEEALLKGLPMDLRRDIKRHLCLDLVRRVPLFDQMDERMLDAICERLKPALSTEGTFLVHEGDLVNEMLFIIRGHLDSYTTNGGRTGFFNSCRIGPGDFCGEELLTWALDPRKSIILPSSTRTAKAISEVEAFALRAEDLKFVASQFRRLHSKQLRHKFRFYSHQWRTWAACFIQAAWHRYKKQKEAAELRARENPTAAEPEPTSAGSGLTMYAARRATSTRRGIINHSGSDESVVSSLQKPAEPDFSVDED; encoded by the exons ATGGGGTATGGCAATTCAAGATCTGTTAG GTTTAAAGATGATCTTGAATTAGCCAAGCTCCCAACAGCCAATGAGGATGGTGTAATTAAGCTCACACACAACATTGATAGAACACAAATATCAGAGTCTAGTTGCAAGAAAGCTGAGAAGGAGATGCCTTTGAAGGCTGGAGGTTCCTTGAAAGCTAAAGTATTGTCCAGAGTTTTCTCTGAGGACTATGAGGGAGTGAAGAAGAAGATATTTGATCCTCGAGGACCAACAGTTCGCAGATGGACCAAGATTGTTTTAGTAGCTTGCCTGGTTTCTTTGTTTGTAGACCCTCTATTCTTTTACTTGCCAGTAGTCTCAAATGAAGCTTGCATAGTTATTGGAATACCCCTTGAAATTACCCTTACAATTATTAGAACAATAGCTGATATTTTTTACATGATTCAGATTTTCATTCATTTTCAAACTGCTTATGTCGCGCCTTCTTCCCGTGTTTTCGGAAGAGGAGAGCTTGTCATAGATTCAAAAAAAATTGCAGTAAGGTACCTTAAACAGCACTTCTGGATTGATCTCATTGCTGCCCTGCCTCTTCCCCAG TTGTTGATTTGGTTTGTTATCCCCAATCTTGGTGGTTCAACAATGGCAAATACTAAAAATGTCCTTCGGTTCATCATCATTTTTCAGTACCTCCCACGACTTTTTCTTATCCTTCCACTTTCATCAAGAATTATTAATGCCAATGGTGTTGTGACTGAAACTGCATGGGCAGGAGCTGCTTATAATCTAATGCTATACATGCTGGCAAGCCAT GTTTTAGGAGCTTGCTGGTATCTTCTATCAATTGAGCGGCAAGAAGCATGCTGGAGAAGTGTTTGTAATCTAGAGAATCCTTCTTGTCGATATGAATATTTTGATTGCCACAAGATGCATGACCCCCTTAGGGAATCCTGGTTCAAATCAAGCAATGTCACAAAGCTTTGTAATCCCGATACTGATTACTATCAGCTTGGTATATTTGGCGATGCTTTGACATTTGGCGTTACAACTTCAACATTCTTCAATAAATACTTTTACTGTCTTTGGTGGGGCTTAAAGAACCTGAG TTCACTAGGGCAAAATCTCTCAACAACTACTTATGTAGGTGAAATAACGTTTGCCGTCATTGTCGCAACACTTGGTCTGGTTCTATTCGCGTTGCTCATTGGGAACATGCAA AGATACTTACAATCAACAACAGTTCATTTAGAAGAGTGGAGAATAAGGAGGACGGATACAGAACAATGGATGCATCACAGGCAGCTGCCACCAGAGCTAAAACAGTCTGTACGGAAATATGATCTGTACAAGTGGGTGGCTACAAGAGGAGTTGATGAAGAGGCTCTTCTCAAAGGTCTTCCTATGGATCTCCGAAGAGATATCAAGCGCCATCTTTGCCTTGATTTAGTTCGACGA GTtccattatttgatcaaatggatgAAAGGATGCTAGACGCAATATGTGAGAGGCTGAAACCTGCATTGTCTACTGAAGGAACATTTCTTGTCCATGAAGGTGATCTTGTCAATGAGATGCTTTTCATAATTCGTGGCCATCTTGATTCTTACACCACCAATGGTGGTCGTACTGGATTTTTCAATTCGTGCCGTATTGGTCCTGGTGATTTTTGTGGCGAAGAATTGCTGACATGGGCATTAGATCCAAGAAAAAGTATCATCCTCCCATCATCTACTCGCACGGCCAAGGCCATTTCAGAAGTTGAGGCATTTGCACTGAGAGCAGAAGACTTAAAGTTTGTAGCCTCACAGTTTAGAAGACTACACAGCAAGCAACTAAGACACAAGTTCAGGTTCTACTCACATCAATGGAGAACATGGGCTGCATGTTTCATACAAGCGGCATGGCATCGGTATAAGAAACAAAAGGAAGCAGCTGAACTCAGAGCTAGAGAAAACCCCACAGCAGCTGAACCTGAACCTACTTCAGCAGGCTCAGGCTTAACTATGTATGCTGCGAGGCGTGCAACAAGCACTAGAAGGGGCATCATTAATCATTCTGGCTCGGATGAAAGTGTTGTGAGCTCTCTTCAGAAGCCAGCAGAACCAGATTTTTCGGTTGATGAGGACTGA